A window of Mustela erminea isolate mMusErm1 chromosome 19, mMusErm1.Pri, whole genome shotgun sequence genomic DNA:
CTGGGATCCATGGAAGTcacagggagggggaagggtctgcagggtccaaaaaaaaaaaaaagagtaggaacAGGAGGGAAAGAATCTGGCACAAATCAGGGGTTCTGGAAACCAAGGGGGGCTTTAGAGGGAAGGATGATCTGGGGTCTGATGGGAGGTAGTGAGGAAAGGTAGGGGGAAAAAGAGACATCTTGGGGTCCCCCTAGAAATTAGACATGGTCTGGAGTCCCTCCTGGGGGGTCAGGGAATGGTTCATGGTCCTAGAGAGTGGAAGGACATGGCTGGGGGGCCCCCAAGATGCACAAGGACATGGTTTGGGTCCCCAAAGGAAGTAAGACATGATCTGGTATCTCCCTGGATGTTGAAATATGGTTTGGGTCCTCTCTGGAAGCTGGGGCATGGTCTGGGGTCTACCTGAATGTTATAGTGTGATTTAGGGTCCCTGCAGGGGGTTGCTCTGGATCCCCCTTTGGTGCTGGGATATGACCTGGGGCTCCCACTGGAGTATGGGGCAGAGTCTGAGGTCACCAAGGAGAGTAGGACAAGGTttgtgggttcctgggtggctgtAGAACATGGTTTGGATCCTCAGAAGAGGTAAGGCATGGTCTGAGGTTCCCCTGGGTattgggacatgatcccaggtctCAGCTGCGAGATCCGAGTCCCCACGCCAGTTGGGGCGTGGTCTGGGGGGGGTCTCGGGGGAAGCCGgcagggctggaggtggggctggggaggggtcgGGGGCGGGCCGGTGGCTCCGCAGTGGAAAGGGGTCTGCCGCGCGTCCCCGGGCGGGGGTCTGGGCGGTGcggccgccccgcccgcccctccggtcggcgccccctccccccttgcGGCGGTGGTGGCGGCTGGGCTCTGGCGGCGGGCGGCGCGGAGGGCGGAGCTCGGCGGCGGCTcaggagggagggcgggaggcgggagggagGCGGCCCCGCGGCaccgcgccccctcccccggccctccccccaccatggcGCGGagcgaggcggcggcggcggggccgggcccTGGGCCCCCCCGGGCTGGGTGAGCGCGGCCCGCAGCGGCCCGggaggcggcgggcgggggcgccGGTGGGAGCGCGGGTGTGAGCGTGCGAGCGTGAGTGTGTGTCCGCGGCGCTGCGGCGGGCCCGGCGTGCGCTCGCGCGGCCCTGTGTGTGCCCGGCGCCGGCGTGTGCGGCGCCCTGCTTGTGTGGCCATCCGGGTGTGTGCGGGGTGTCGAGCCGAGGTGCTGTGTCCGGCCGCGCGCGTGTCCCCCTGAGTGGCTGCCCCTCTGGCTGTGTGTCTGGGGGGCTGTCGCGCGTCCATCGGAGGGgctgtgtgcaggtgtgtgtgcgtgGGCTGTGTGCCCAGGTGTGGgtgccccccgcctccccccacccccagccagtgTGCGCGGGGCTGGCTGCGTTGGGTGTTTGGGTCCAGGTTGGATGTCCATCCTAGGGTTTGTGTAGCCGGGTGTGCCCGTTTGGGTGTCcatttgtgttgtgtgtgtgtgtgtatgtgtgtctgcgGGTTGCATGTCTCTgagggtgtgtgtctgtgcgtcCACCTCAGGTTCCCGGCTAGGGGCTGGGGCTCGTTCTTGTGGGTCCAGGCCTCtgtgtgggttgggggaggggagtttgCCGCTTCCTCGGTCCATGTCAACTGGGGGGTCCTCAGCGGTCCTTGGGGGAGACGGCCATGTCTTCCCCTTCCCGgtgcctgggaggtggggggggatgggcgGCCGGTAGGTGGACAGATGGAGGGATGAGAGGCCGAGGGATGGACAGatgggctggaggggaggggcacagacccggcccttccccacccaccccaccccaatcCCCCCACCCGCCAGATCTCCGCAGATACGGCCTGCCTGAGTTGccggcatacagatggccaggcCGGGGGATCTTTGGGCGGCTGGAGGGAGGATTGCCTTGCAGCGGGGCTCTAGGACTCAGCCCCCCAACCCTTTGAGACTCCACCTGCTGAACTCTGACCTCAGGCCCTGGCAGGTGCCtcggttgggggtgggggaggatgtgCTGGGAGGGAAGGATGTTAGGATTTCTTTGAGCTGGGATGTAGGTGGGGCGGGGGTACCTCAGGGCTGGGAGGGATGCGTGTTCATgactgtgtgtgtgaatgtatgcCTATCTGTTGACTATGCCACTGTGGTTCaatattttatgtgcattttgGAAGTGTGTAATGTCCCTCCCAGGGCTGTTGTGTGAGTATGTGTCTGTCATGAGTGAACATCTCAGAATGTGTGTGCAAGGTGGATCTTTTTGTGCCTGTGGGCTTGATTATCAGTTTTTGTGTTGCCTGTGTGTGCTTGTagttatgtgtatgtgtgaggtGTGTATCTGCTGGTGTGTGCATTTGTGCATCTGGCGGTGTGGGGATGGAGCAGTTTTGTGACCATGCACCTTGGGGATATGTGAAGTTGTGTGAGTGTGTAGGATTGTGTCTGGGCATTTAAGAGCCTGCACCTGTGTGTCACCTGTATGTGCAAGTGAGTATATGTTGTATGTATGGGCCCCTGTGTGTTGGcaagtgtgcacgtgtgtgtctgtTATAGAAGCATGAATCTGGTTGTCTGCAAGGGGGCACACAGGTTTCTctgctgtgtgtgtctgtgggtatGTATGAATGTGCAAAGGAAAGTCAGTGCTGTACATGCGTGCTTGTGTGCAGGTGTGTCCACCTTGAGGGTGTGTGTCTGTGCTGTGAGTCCATTTATGTGTCAGTGTTGGTCTTTGGGGATTGGGGTTGTATCTGTTCATACGTGCAGGGCAATCTGTATGCACGTGCTTGTCTCCCTGGCACGGGGCTGACCTTACTTCTTGGCCCAGTGAGACTGGAGCCTGTGTGGCCTGACCTGTGGTATGCTGGGGTCCTTCGTGGAGGGGGGTGTCCAAGGACACAAGTGTGTCCACATGCCGGGCCAAGAGCCCACGGAGAGTGGGGGCACACATCTGGCTGGTGTGTTCCTAGAAATCCAGATGTGGAGACGGTCCATGTGGGTTTTGGTGTGTCCGCAACATGTTGGTATGGCAATGGTATGATGGCGAGGATGGGAGCCTCTGGTTCTTTCCTACAAAGTTGGTGGACTGGGATGTGAACTCTGTAACACGCTGGGATCCTGAAATCCTGGATCTACAAGAGAAGGTGACTGGGAGGCCAGTTCCTGGATCTTGAGGAAGGAAGAAACCTAGACTCTGGAGTTTGAAGAAGGAAGAGACGGGTTGCAGACGCCAGGTcttgagggaggagggggctgggttCTCTGGCCTGGTGAGCCCATAGAGGACAAAGGGTTAAAGTCCTGGACTCCTGGGTTTGGAGGGTGAGCAGTCCTGAGGCCCAGACTCCCTGGATTCCAGAAACGACTCGCTGGGTCCGTCTGAGATCGTGTAGAGTCTGCAGCAGGAGGGCGGAGAGAATGATCACCCCAGAGATTTCCTTGGCCAGGATGGTCTCTGAGGCAGGTCTTCAGAGAAGAGCCCGAAGGATGCTAATAGGATCATTTTGTTCCTTTGCAGGTACCGGCCCAGGCCCTGACTCCCTGCAGAGAGGTGAGTGGGGTCCTCCAGGCTGGGGAGAGAGATGTGGAGTGATTGGGCCTGCTCTGAGACAGTTGGAGGCCTGAAGCCCTGCCTGGTATGGATTTCAGGGCAGGGTACGGCAGTGTCCAAGGGGTGGGGGTGACAACAAGGTCAGGAGCATCGTGTTTGGGTCAGGGCTCATGGTAGAGCCTGGACACGGGTGGTAGGTGGGGATTTTGGGCCTGGAGGCATCCCCTCTCTGGATGGGTAAGGTGGTGGGGACAGGGAAGTCTCCTGGTGATATGGGAAAAGGGCACAGAGAGTTTCACAACATGAAGTGATCCCCTGCATTTGGAGAGCGGCACGGACATGGtttaccatttgtgtgtgtgcgtgtgtgcatgtgggagGATCTCCTGGTCACCTGACCTGCTGGTGgctgagagagagccagagaaaagtgatatgttaataattattagtagtaatagtaataatatttagtaataatagtaaaaatatttagtaataattaccaatagtaataataatatgatgatgatgacgatgatgatgatggctgCTAATATTTATACAGGGTTTACTCTGTCAGGAACTGACCTAAACATGTTACACTGTATTATCTCTGAATACTTAAAATAACCCCATGAGGTAGCTGCTCCCAttatcccccattttatagatgagcacactgaggcacaaagagaggCAGTCACTCCATTAAAGTCACGCTGCTGGGGTCTGGGGTATGAGCCGCAGCAGTCAGGTCCTGGTTCTTCCTTGCGATGCCACACTGCCTCTCAATAAACGTTAGCTATTTCCATTGCTGTTATTATTCCTTTCACTTGAGTCCCACCCCAGCTGTGGGAGGCAAAACTGTGTACTTGCGCTTCACAGACTGGGGTTCTGAGCCTTAGAGACCCCGCAGCCGAGCAGGTGCAGAGCCGGGCCTCTGAACTTGGGAGCTCTGCCTGGCAGGCCAGGGTTTTCTATCTGAGACCGATCAGTCTCCCGGGCACAGAGCACAAGACCAATTAATGGGGGGCACTCAGAGACTCGGTGGGATGCCCCAACTCTGCCCCTCGTCCTCTGTGCATCCCAGGCACTGGCTCTccgtctctttctctttctgcctccctcttggTCTCACGATAGTGTCTTCAGATTGCCTCCTGTCTCTTCTGGCTCGCTCTCCCCTCTTCATCTTTTGATCTCAGTgcccttctctgtgtcttcttctctgttcttcagtCTCTCTTGGCTTCAGGCTGGCTCCTTGCCTCTGTACCTTTCTTTCAGATTCtttctggtttcctttccttttatttatttatttacttacttgcttatttacttatttatctatgtGAGCTCCtggcacaatgtggggctcgaactaaCCACGCTAAGATCTAGAGTCATATGCTCTGCCCGCCAGGCATGCCTCAAGTTCTCtttttgcccctttctctctctttctctctctctctgttcttgccagtccacacccccccccccaacttgtctccctgtctcttcacctctctttctctgactgtcttgGTCCCCTCACTACAGCCTGGAAGACCTAGGGCCACAGCAGGCTGCAGCCCCAAACTGCAGATTCCTAGGAGGTGGGCTGGCAGGGACTGGGTGCAGGGTGGGGTGAAAGCAGTTTCAGGGACGCCCCCTTCCCATCCTTTCCTcttcaccccccacccaccccttgtTGTGATGGGAGTTGACACGTCGTGGGCTGCAGGCACCGCAGGGAAATCCCTGCCGGAAGGTTTTGCCTGGAGCAGAGGCATAGCgtgagtgtgtgagagtgtgGGCACGTATGGGGCCTTGTAAGTGCCCGCTTATGTGAGCATGAAAGCCTGCCTGCTGCCTGGGAGCTCACCAGGGCCCAGGATGAAACCTGGCTCAGAGAAGGACTTCCCAAGGCTGAGCCAGAAGACGTGTGTTTTTCTCAGCCCCTCCTACCTTCAgattccctctgccactcccaagGGGGGATATGTTTTGAGGGGGGGCTTACCCTTAACATTCactgaatatttactatgtgaCAGACCCTGTGCTCAGTGGCTCCCACTGAATGAGATCACAGAACCATTCCAACAACCCAGGGAAGATGGTACGAACATCATCCCATTTTGCAAATCAGGAAATTATGGCCTAGGTTAGGGGAAACAATAATTTGGGATCACCAAGCGAGCAAGTGGGGGAGCCAGGACGTGAAGTCTGGTCTGTATGATTTCAGAGCGCTTACTTTTAATGATGGTGCACACTTCTACGCCCGGCACATAGCGGGCACTCCGTGGTCATGGTGATAATAATCACCAACATGAGTTGAACAGATTTCATGGGCCAGGCGTGGTTCTAAGTACATAATGCTCATtaacccatttaatcctcacagaggTAAGGCCTgttcttatctccattttacagatgaagaaaccgagattcagagaggttcagacacttgcccgaggtcacacagctagtaagtgtcagagctggaatttgaacccaggggCTGTGGCTTTGAAATTCATGACCTTAAACCCTAGTCAGCCATGAGTTTTCCGAATATTAAGTGGGTACTGGAAGGCCCAGGCTTAGTCAGGTGTCACCCCGCTGGTTGGGAAATCATGAGAAGTCTGGGCCTTCTGGAGGAGAGTCAGTTGGGATTGGGACACTCAGGGGTGGGGTAGTGAAGTTTATCAACCAGCGTGGAAATATTGTCCATTAACGATGAAACGCATGGCCGCTGATGAGCAGTCCTGCCACTGTTCTGCCGCGGGTATCGGGAAGGGAGGGACACAGTGGTCGGCCAGGCTGGTGGTCAAGCCCTGCGCCTGCGTAATCCCGTCTCCTTCTCTCGCAGGTCTCACGCCCCGCTGCTCCCGCCTTCCCCCTGCACCATGGCTCCGGGCCCCTTCACCTCGGCGCTCCTCTCGCCGCCGCCTGCTGCCCTGCCctttctgctgctgctctgggctGGGGCATCCCGTGGTCAGCCCTGCCCCGGCCGCTGCATCTGCCAGAACGTGGCGCCCACGCTGACCATGCTGTGCGCCAAGACTGGCCTGCTCTTCGTGCCGCCGGCCATCGACCGGCGCGTGGTGGAGCTGCGGCTCACGGACAACTTCATTGCGGCTGTCCGCCGCAGGGACTTTGCCAACATGACCAGCCTGGTGCACCTCACCCTGTCCCGCAACACCATCGGCCAAGTGGCCGCTGGCGCCTTCGCCGACCTCCGCGCCCTCCGCGCCCTGCACCTGGACAGCAACCGCCTGGCCGAGGTCCGCGGGGACCAGCTCCGCGGCCTGGGCAACCTCCGTCACCTGATCCTTGGCAACAACCAGATCCGCCGGGTGGAGTCCGCCGCCTTTGATGCCTTCCTCTCCACCGTGGAGGACCTGGATCTGTCCTACAACAACCTCGAGGCCCTGCCGTGGGAGGCTGTGGGCCAGATGGTGAACCTGAACACCCTCACGCTGGACCACAATCTCATCGACCACATCGCTGAAGGGACCTTCGTACAGCTGCACAAACTGGTTCGCCTGGACATGACCTCCAACCGCCTCCATAAACTGCCCCCCGATGGCCTCTTCCTGCGGTCCCAGGGTGCGGGGCCGAAGCCGCCCACGCCGCTCACGGTCAGCTTTGGCGGCAACCCGCTGCACTGCAACTGCGAGCTGCTCTGGCTGCGGCGGCTAACCCGGGAAGACGACCTGGAGACATGCGCCACCCCCGAGCACCTCACCGACCGCTACTTCTGGTCTATCCCAGAGGAGGAGTTCCTGTGCGAACCGCCGCTCATCACGCGGCAGGCGGGGGGCCGGGCCCTGGTGGTGGAGGGCCAGGCGGTCAGCCTGCGGTGCCGCGCCGTGGGGGACCCCGAACCCGTGGTGCACTGGGTCGCGCCCGACGGGCGGCTGCTGGGGAACTCAAGCCGGACCCGGGTACGGGGGGACGGGACGCTGGATGTAACCATCACCACCTTACGGGACAGTGGCACCTTCACCTGCATCGCCTCCAATGCCGCCGGGGAAGCCACGGCACCTGTGGAGGTGTGCGTGGTGCCCCTGCCTCTGATGGCGCCCCCGCCGGCAGCCCCGCCACCTCTCACCGAGCCTGGCTCTTCCGACATAGCGACACCCGGCCGCCCTGGTGCCAACGAGTCAGCTGCTGAGCGCCGGCTCGTGGCGGCGGAGCTGACCTCGAACTCGGTGCTCATCCGCTGGCCTGCCCAGAGGCCTGTACCCGGAATCCGCATGTACCAGGTCCAGTACAACAGCTCCGTGGATGACTCCCTGGTCTACAGGTGGGTGCTGCAGTCCCAGGACGCCCCGCCCACCGACTCTCGGGGCCCTCCCCTTCATCTTCGCAGCCCCTTGGCCTTCTTGCTCAGCCTCGGTTCTCTAGATGGCTGTGCGGAGTTGTCCTGGGCTCTCATTtgccctgtcccctcctcttTCTACTTCTGTCTCACgatctctctctgcttttcaggCATTTAGTAAATCTTCGTTGAGACCCCACACAAGCCAGACGTTAATATGCCCAGCACAATTCCTACTCTCTGGGGTTCCTGGTCTACATCACTGCTGGCCAAAGGTGTCTGGCCATTTACCTTGTCAGTTAAACATTTTGGAACATGAACTATATTCGCACACTTACATATGTATagttacatttatatttacagaTTACATACCAGTGTTACTGTATCAACCCACTGGGTACATtacagaacagaaaaggaaaagtatgagaaaaataaataaatgctcctTTGATCTTACCCACTTCGTTGCGAAGTGGTGATAATGCCCCCTCCCATTTTATAAACACCTATGTTATTTCCACCATCCACTAGGCTAGAAGCCCTTGCTCTGGTGTAGACAGATCTGTTCGGTATAGACAGACATTAAAAGGTTACTTTCTCCTATCATCTCTGTTATTCTCTTGCttttgcctctgtctgcctgtaccctctctccctccagctctTTTAAGGCACTGAGCCCTTGCTCTGCACTAGGCCCTGTGCCACCTCATTCAAtcttcccagctctgctgtgaAGTAGTGATGATCCcctctcccattttatagatagggaaactgagactcagtggGAGGAAATCACTTGATCAAGGTCACAGa
This region includes:
- the LRFN1 gene encoding leucine-rich repeat and fibronectin type III domain-containing protein 1, producing the protein MAPGPFTSALLSPPPAALPFLLLLWAGASRGQPCPGRCICQNVAPTLTMLCAKTGLLFVPPAIDRRVVELRLTDNFIAAVRRRDFANMTSLVHLTLSRNTIGQVAAGAFADLRALRALHLDSNRLAEVRGDQLRGLGNLRHLILGNNQIRRVESAAFDAFLSTVEDLDLSYNNLEALPWEAVGQMVNLNTLTLDHNLIDHIAEGTFVQLHKLVRLDMTSNRLHKLPPDGLFLRSQGAGPKPPTPLTVSFGGNPLHCNCELLWLRRLTREDDLETCATPEHLTDRYFWSIPEEEFLCEPPLITRQAGGRALVVEGQAVSLRCRAVGDPEPVVHWVAPDGRLLGNSSRTRVRGDGTLDVTITTLRDSGTFTCIASNAAGEATAPVEVCVVPLPLMAPPPAAPPPLTEPGSSDIATPGRPGANESAAERRLVAAELTSNSVLIRWPAQRPVPGIRMYQVQYNSSVDDSLVYRMIPSTSQTFLVNDLAAGRAYDLCVLAVYDDGATALPATRVVGCVQFTTAGDPAPCRPLRAHFLGGTMIIAIGGVIVASVLVFIVLLMIRYKVYGDGDGRRVKGTSRSPPRVSHVCSQTNGAGASQAAPPPAQDRYEALREVASPAAAAVAVEAKATAVETATAEPETVLGRSLGGSATSLCLLPSEETSGEECQAAAGPRRSRSGALGPPASAPPTLALVPGGAPPRPRPQQRYSFDGDYGALFQSHSYPRRARRTKRHRSTPHLDGAGGGAAGEDGDLGLGSARARLAFTSTEWMLESTV